GGAGCTCAGTACGCGCAGCTGATCGCTCGGCGCGTTCGTGAGGCCAACGTCTACTCGGAGGTCGTGCCCCACACGGCCGGTGTCGAGGAGATCGCGGCGAAGAACCCGCGCGCGGTGGTGCTGTCCGGTGGCCCCGCCAGCGTGTACGAGGAGGGCGCACCGCGTCTCGATCCCACGCTGTTCGATCTCGACGTCCCCGTCTTCGGCATCTGCTACGGCTTCCAGGCGATGGCGCAGGCGCTCGGCGGCACGGTCGCGCACACCGGCTCGCGCGAGTACGGCCGCACCGAGCTGTCGGTCTCCGGAGGTGTGCTGCACGACGGTCTGCCCGAGACGCAGCCCGTCTGGATGAGCCACGGCGACGGCGTCACCGAGGCCCCCGAGGGCTTCGAGGTCACGGCGACCAGCGCCGGTGCCCCGGTCGCGGCGTTCGAGGACCGCGCCCGTCGCCTCGCCGGTGTCCAGTACCACCCCGAGGTGCTGCACTCGCCCCACGGCCAGCAGGTGCTGAGCCGGTTCCTGCACGACATCGCCGGAATTCCGGGCGACTGGACTGCAGCGAACATCGCCGACGCGCTCGTCGAGCAGGTCCGCGAGCAGATCGGCGACGGTCGTGCCATCTGCGGCCTGTCCGGCGGCGTCGACTCCGCCGTGGCGGCCGCGCTGGTGCAGCGCGCCATCGGCGACCGCCTGACCTGTGTGTTCGTCGACCACGGCCTCATGCGCGAGGGCGAACGGCAGCAGGTCGAGAAGGACTTCGTCGCCGCGACGGGTGCCCGTCTGGTCACCGTCGACGCGTCCGAGACCTTCCTGCGCGAGCTCGCCGGCGTCACCGACCCCGAGACCAAGCGCAAGATCATCGGCCGCGAGTTCATCCGTTCCTTCGAGGGCGCGGTCTCCGAGGTGCTCGGCGAGGGTGCCGACAAGGGCGAGACCGTGAAGTTCCTCGTGCAGGGCACCCTGTACCCGGACGTCGTGGAGTCCGGCGGCGGTTCCGGCACCGCGAACATCAAGAGCCACCACAACGTCGGTGGACTTCCCGAGGACCTCGAGTTCGAGCTCGTCGAGCCGCTGCGCCTGCTGTTCAAGGACGAGGTGCGCGCGGTCGGACGTCAGCTCGGTCTGCCCGAGGAGATCGTCGGCCGCCAGCCGTTCCCCGGCCCCGGCCTCGGCATCCGCATCATCGGTGAGGTCACCCGCGAACGCCTCGAGATCCTGCGCCGCGCCGACTCGATCGCCCGCGAGGAACTCACCTCCGCCGGCCTCGACGGACAGATCTGGCAGTGCCCGGTCGTGCTGCTCGCCGACGTCCGCAGCGTGGGCGTGCAGGGCGACGGCCGCACCTACGGACACCCGATCGTGCTGCGTCCGGTCTCCAGCGAGGACGCGATGACCGCCGACTGGACGCGCCTGCCCTACGAGACCCTCGAGCGGATCTCCACTCGTATCACCAACGAGGTGGCGGAGGTCAACCGAGTGGTGCTCGACGTGACGAGCAAGCCCCCGGGAACGATCGAGTGGGAGTGATTTCCGCTCGCCGTAAGCGGTGAGACGACGTCCCCCGGACCGGTCAGGTCCGGGGGACGTCGCGTAGGTGGGGGTGGTTATCTCCGGCGGTTGGGGAGGAAGACCAGCACCGCTCCGATCAGCAGGGCCGCGCCCACCAGGACCCATCCGAGGTCGACGGCGGCGAGGAACTCGACGGAGAACGGCCCGATCATGGCCCATCCGCTCACGACCAGCGCTGCCAGTGCGGCGAGCAGGAGCAGGAGCGACGGTCCCTTGCGGGTGCGCTCGGTCCGATCCTCGGTGTGTGTTCCGGTTTCGTGATCAGCCACGACGCACCTCCAGAGATCCGAATTCCATGTTCGCGTTCAGGTCCAGGACCGGCCCGTCGTCGACTCCGTCGGCACCACCGTCGATGCCGGGGGCGGGGCATCCCTTGATCTCACCGGGACCGACCGTGCAGTCGGCGCGGACGTCCAGGTTCTCCGGCAACAGCACCTCGACGTTGCCGAACCGGCCGTCGACCTGCACCGTGCGGTCCTCGGTGAGTTCGAGTCCCCGCAGATCGAGGGTCATCGCCCCGAACTGGAAGCTGTATTCGGACTCGAGCTGATCGGTACTGGTCGGAGCCCAGGTCCGGTCGCCCCAGTTGGAGGTGTCGACCGGGCCGGCGATCGAGGCGAGGACGACGAATCCGAGGAGGGGGCCGGTGACGACGAGCAGTCCGTGCCCGCGGTGCAGGAACGCGCCGATCAGCAGGCCCAGACCGACGACCGCGAGGGCCGCGGCACCCACCCGGGCGGGGGTCACCCAGGCCA
This window of the Rhodococcus pyridinivorans genome carries:
- the guaA gene encoding glutamine-hydrolyzing GMP synthase, whose product is MSSQSQQSRPVVVVDFGAQYAQLIARRVREANVYSEVVPHTAGVEEIAAKNPRAVVLSGGPASVYEEGAPRLDPTLFDLDVPVFGICYGFQAMAQALGGTVAHTGSREYGRTELSVSGGVLHDGLPETQPVWMSHGDGVTEAPEGFEVTATSAGAPVAAFEDRARRLAGVQYHPEVLHSPHGQQVLSRFLHDIAGIPGDWTAANIADALVEQVREQIGDGRAICGLSGGVDSAVAAALVQRAIGDRLTCVFVDHGLMREGERQQVEKDFVAATGARLVTVDASETFLRELAGVTDPETKRKIIGREFIRSFEGAVSEVLGEGADKGETVKFLVQGTLYPDVVESGGGSGTANIKSHHNVGGLPEDLEFELVEPLRLLFKDEVRAVGRQLGLPEEIVGRQPFPGPGLGIRIIGEVTRERLEILRRADSIAREELTSAGLDGQIWQCPVVLLADVRSVGVQGDGRTYGHPIVLRPVSSEDAMTADWTRLPYETLERISTRITNEVAEVNRVVLDVTSKPPGTIEWE